The genomic DNA ATGGCGCAGGTGCGCTCGGTGAAAAGCGTGCTCTTGCACGTAATGAAACGCCGTTATTCGAGATGCTGGCTCGCGCATTTGCGCGCGAGCCCGATCGACTCACCCGGGTTCACGAACTAGTGAAGCGGCTTCGCGATGAAACAACCGAAGATGACCCAATATTGACCGACGATTTCATTGGGATTTGGTCTGTATTCGAACACGCTCTATCCGAAGAGGAAGGCAAATGACGCGTAATTTCCAGGCAAGCACGCTTCTCAGGGGGCTGAAGGACTTCCAGCGCGCGACCGTCGAATATGTATTCGCACGCATGTTCGATGAGAACGATCCTGCCATGCGCTTCCTGGTTGCCGACGAGGTGGGTCTCGGCAAAACGATGATCGCCAAGGGCGTGATTGCAAAGACGATCGACCATCTGGAGCGTACCGGCGAACGTCTTGACATCGTTTACGTGTGCTCTAACGCCGAGATTGCGGCTCAAAACATCAAGCGCCTCATGTTGCCGGGCCAATCGATGATCCCCCACGCCACGCGACTGACGCTTTTGCCGCTCATCACTGATAAGTTGGACAGCCGTCGGGTGAACCTTATCAGCTTCACGCCGGGGACAACGTTCGGCAAGAAGAAAGGCGGCGGCCGTCGCACGGGCCGCAAAGAGGAGCGGCGTCTCATCTATCAAATGCTCCGTGAACTAGATGGTGTTCACGATCGGGGATTCCGACATGCACTGAGGGGCAGCGCTGGTGACTACTGGGACACCGAGGCACAAATTGTCATCAAATATGATAAGGCTATCGAGCAGGAGTACCGCGAGAGGGTCGCTGAAAATTCAACGCTACTCGCGGAACTGCGTGAAATAGCAGTGGTGTACAGCGATCGCCGCATGAAGATTAGCGAAATTAATCAGGCGCGTTGTATGAAGCTAATAGGTGACCTCCGTGCACTACTCGCCCGCGTGTGCTTAGTCGCTCTTAAGCCAGCGCTTGTCATTCTCGACGAATTTCAGCGCTTTAACGAACTCTTTGACGATCCGGAAGCGGGGGAAAATCCAGCCGCCGAACTAGCACACCAGCTCTTCAATTACGAAGGTCGGGCACGTGTACTGCTGCTCTCCGCGACGCCCTATAAGATGTTTGCGCGAGATGACGAAGACGAAGACCACTACGCCGACTTTCTCCACACATTGCGGTTTCTGTTTCCGGGAGATCGAGAAACGATCGCGGCTTTAAAGGCAAATATATCCGCGCTACGCACGGGAATGCTCGGTACGAAGAATATGGCTGGACTCGCCAAGCTTGACCCGGTAAAAAACAGAATCGAATCGGCGCTGAAACGCGTAATGTGTAGAACCGAGCGTGTAGAAGCTACGCAGCACGCCGACTCCATGGTCGTAGAGCGGCCTCTCACACCACAGTTGAGTCAACGTGACTTAAAGGACTTCAGAGCGCTCGAGGAACTCGCAGATGAGCTCAAAGAGCGCGAGACGATCGAATACTGGAAATCGAGCCCTTATCTGCTCAATTTCATGGGCCAATACGCGTTCAAGGACGCGGTTCGTGAACAAACTGGCAGCAAGACCTCGGGCATCCATGCAGCGTTTTCCGAGCGGAACCTCGCATTACTGGAAAAGCGTGACATCAACGGCTACAAAGCAATCGATCCGGGTAATGCACGTCTGCGTGCACTGATTGATCGAATCGATACCGAAGGGCTGTGGAAACTGCTATGGATGCCGCCGTCGATGAAATACTGGGGCGCGGGCGGTGAATACAAGCAGATCGGGTCGGTCAGCAAGCATCTCGTTTTTTCGGCCTGGAATGTCGTGCCCGACGCACTCGCTGCTTTGCTGTCCTTTGAGGCGGAGCGCCGCATAGTAAGTGACATTGATCGCAAGCTCAAGTACACCGAGATGCCACGCCGTTTCGGGCAACAATTGCGCTTCTCAAATTCCCCTGATGGCAGACCGGCAGGCATGTCAGCGCTTTTACTCGCATTTCCGTCACAAGCTCTCGCGCGAATCGTTGACCCCCTCAACCTGCATGATGACGGAATCACCGTCCCGACTTACGCAGCGGCGCGTGAGCACGCAATGAACTTAATCGGGCCGGCTCTCAGACCACTCGTGAACTCCCGCGTTACCGATGGGCCCGTGGACAGGCGCTGGTATTGGGTGGCACTCGCACGGATAGAAGCAGTCCAACACCCCGAGGGCCGCCGATGGTGCTCGGAACGCTGGGCGGAGGCACGCCTTGCCCGTCACGACGATGATGCGGACTCGTCGACCGGATTCGACGCGCACGTAAGATTTTGGCTCGACGCGTGGGACAACAAAATTGAAGAGCTCGGACGCGTGCCTTCCGATCTTATAGAAGTCCTCGCGGACATCGCGCTCGCTGCTCCGGCGACGTGTGCGCTACGGACACTCTCCAGGATTTGGCCACACGGGGAAACGCCCAGCGAGATGTTAGACGCGGCAGCGCGCATTGCGGAGGGCCTGCGTAGCCAATTCAACTCTCCGCGCGCGGTTGCCATGCTAAAGGCCGTAGAGGACGAAGACTCGTACTGGCAAAGCGCGCTTCAGTATGGCGCGGACGGCAACTTGCAGGCCCTGCTGGACGAATACGCACATATCCTATTCGACTCACATGGACTCGGCGAGCGTTCTGCCGCAGAGGGCTACGAAACGCTTGCCAAAGCCATGTTTGAAGCTATGTCGTTGAGAAGCGCAACGTTGCGCCCCGACGAAATCGTAGTGCAAGACGGTAGAGTCAGCGTGGCCCCTCTTGATACAGCAATTCGGACGCATTTCGCATTGCGGTTCGGGACCCAGGACGAGGAGGAAGGCGCTGTCGCGCGAAAGGAGTCGGTACAAGCTGCTTTTAACTCGCCGTTCTGGCCATTCGTACTTGCGTCGACGTCCATCGGACAGGAGGGACTCGACTTTCACTGCTGGTGTCATTCGGTCATTCACTGGAACCTGCCGTCAAACCCAGTCGACATGGAACAGCGCGAAGGTCGAGTTCACCGCTACAAAGGCTACGCGGTGCGCAAGAACGTGGCGAGCTGCCATGGAGAGGCGGCCCTGCGGCGCGCGTCTCACGGGAATTTAGATCTCTGGAATGGTCTTTTCAACCTGGCCGTCGAAAACCGCCCTGCAGACTCAAACGATCTGATCCCGTACTGGATTTACGAAACCGAGGGAGGTGCGCGCATCGAGCGTACGGTGATGGCGCTCCCACTCAGCTGCGACGAAGCACGCTATCGTCGCCTCAAGCGAAGTCTTGCGCTCTATCGCTTGGTCTTCGCTCAACCGCGCCAGGAAGACTTGCTTGCGTGTCTCGAGCAAACCATGAGCGAGAACGATGCAAAGCGCGAAGTAGCGCGCTGGAGGATTTCACTGCGACCAGACTCTACTCCAGGTACTCCAAGGAACTGAGCACCGTTCAAATTTATCCCCACGACATCAAACTCGCGGTAGCCATAGGCTCCCAGCTACGTATTCGGTGTATATATGAGCAAGCAACTGCCAAACTTGATCTACATAGTGAAGCCCGAAGAGGTTCCGCAATCATCCAACGCTGCTGAAACGTATCCGAATTTTACGATTCCGGGAGTTACTCCCACCGTTGATACACAGCCCCACATCAGGCCGGCACCAAGCGATATAGCACTAAGTTCGACGGCTGCACTCGCGGCACGTGCAGCACTAACAACTGTAGCCCCGGTCGGTTTACCAGTTTCACTACTTGTCGCCGTAGCCACATATAGCCCGGCAATTATGCAGCTCTTCACCAAAAACAAAGAAGAGCTACCAAAAGAAATCGAAAGTCAGCTTGAAAAGGTGGGGGATGAGGATGTTCAGGCCTTTATGCGCGAGCATGCGTACTCTTTGCAAATGACTGAGCAAGATGATCTGATGTTTCCCCCGGGACATCCTCAGATTGGGAAGGTCTATCAGCGCCACCCTCTTGCCAAAGTTAAGAGCGCAAACAAGGAGCGCGTGTTCATACCGGCAGAACAGTATGACAAACTGCTTCTTGAAGAACGAGAAGCAGAACTTCTCAGGCTGTTGGTGCATCTAGGTGCGACGAGCATATCCATAGCAAAGAGACGGCGGGTGACGAAGTCGTCAAAGTTTGAGGTAAACGTGTCGGGGTCGGCTCCCATCGCCAGTGCAGATATCGCGGCTACACAAGCGTCCAAGACAGCAATGGATGATGCCGATACCCGTGTGTTCGAACTGGTGGGCAAGGGTTGGCGATCAGGAGAAACGCTCGACAGGTCGCTTTTCGCATGGGCGGCATTCGAACCGTCGTGGGATGCATTGATCGTTGCGAGGGAAATTGGTGGCTGCACGCAAGCCGAACTGGAAGTCCGAGAAACGTCCATCTTCTCGTCGGACCGAAACCTGACTTCAGCAGTCGCAGCAAAGCTCTATAAGGCAAATGCCGGAGGTGGAATTGCGAGTGAGAAAGAGGAAGAAAGCGTCTATATCGTCAAAACTCAGTTTGCCGCTCCGTTGTCAGCAAAAAACGTTTGATTAATTGCGAAGTTAAGGACTTCACTTCCCTCATGTGATGCCTTACTGACAAAATTTATGGCAGCCTAGAGTGATTAGGCCGCACTCGAGAGAGGCAATCCCCTCAGCAACTCGTCATCGAGTTCGTCCACAGTTAAAGGATATTGCAAGAGCAAATGTTCCAGCTGGTCGCGCTCAATCAATTGGACACGATTGGCCTCGGCCTGGGAGTGCGCGCCAGTATTGAAGCGCCGGTTCGTTACGCACACGCGTCTGAAGCGCGTTCCAGAGTAAGTGTTCTGGTACCGCGCAGCGCCGGCTGCCACTTCCTTCACCGCGTCCCAACCAACCTCAACGTTCGCGGATGACTTGCACTGGAGTAACTCACCGTCCTTTCCCCGCAGCGCAATCACATCAATGCCACCGTCACCGCCCCTCTTAGCCGTCACTGACGCGACATATCCACGCTTCTCCCACAACAGTCTGCAGAAGTACTCAAAGCTGCCACCGTCGAGACGGTCGATGTCCTCGAGCGTGAGATACCTAGGCTGAGTTGAGGCGGATGCAGGCAAGTCTCCCAACAGTTCCGACATGCGTACATCTTCGACGTTGCCGTTCAGCATGGCTTCCATCGACGAACTGTTCATGGTGGTTCCCGCGAGTTTTCCCTTGCGCTTCAGCATTTCGTCAAGGCGTACCTCAAACGTCGGAAAGTCCGCAACGACAGTTGGGCAGTAGACAAACACGTCCCTTTCTTGACCGATGCGGTACGCCCGGTCCGTGGCTTGGTTTTCCTTTGCTGCGTTCCACGCGCGGGTGTAGTGGAAAACATGATTCGCCGCCGTCACATTAAGGCCGGCACCAGCGGCTAAGGTTGAGAGAATAATGACGTTGAATCCATCAATACCAGAGAAACGGTCAATGAAGGCTTGGCGGCCCTGCGTATCGCCGTTCACCACTGACGGTTTAAGGCCAAAGCGCTGATGGATGAAATAGGCAAGCGCCGCCTGTACTTCGCGCAATTCGGTGAAGATGATAGCTTTCTCCGAGCGGCACTTAACTTGCCGAAGTTGTTCTAGCAGCCACCGCATCTTCGGCGAATTCTCAAGATGCGCATCAAGACCGCGCTTGTCCGGGGCAAACCGGCTTCCCGGTAGACAATAGGGCTCAGCGCAAACAGCCTTCATCAGATGCAGGGCGCCGAACGAAAGTCTCGCGCGCTGCCGGGCATCCTGCTCCGCTGCGGCGTCCAGAAGCTTTTTGAGACCGCCCTTGTACAAAACCAGCTGGTAGCCCGAAATCGCAACCTCCAAGCGCTCACCGTCCGGTGGATTGATGCTGAGCGAAGCCACTGCTTCCGTCAGTCCTTGAAGGACGAAGTACTTCTTCTTAAGTTCGTCCGCAATGTCTTCCTTGGTTCGACGCAAGGTTTGCGGAGCGATAAGCAACTTGAGCCGGTTCAGGCTGTCATGATGCTCCTCGGTGTTGCACTCAATCGGCCGGCGGTAGGTCCGGCCAAAATTCTCTAGCGCACCCAGCAGACCGGGTTGCACAAAGTCAAAGAGGCACCACAGGTCAACCAGGGAATTTTCCACCGGCGTACCCGTGCAGGAAATACGGAAATCCGCTTTCAGTTTTTTCGCGGCAAGTGTAACTCGCGTACCAGGCGTCTTGATGCGTTGCGCTTCATCGCAGATGACAAACGCAAATTCCTGGCGGGCAAACGAAAATTCATAACCCGTTAATACCTCGTAGGTCGTAACAATGACTTTGTAGTTCCCGAGCCAGTCTGGTTTGAGCAGGTCGGTAATACCGCGGGTCTGCAGTTGCTCGTCGATGAGGTCTATTGGCTGTTTTTTCTCTCGCAGCTCGTCGCCATGTAACACAAGGTGGGCGGGATAAGCGGGCGTGAAGAATCGCTCAATTTCCTGAGACCAATTTTCTAGCAAGCTTTTCGGCGCGACAACCAGTGACGGCTTCCCGGCAGGATTCTGTTCATAGAACCAGCCAAGCACCGCGAGCAACTGAAGAGTCTTGCCAAGGCCCATGTCGTCTGCGAGCAGCGCTCCTCGACAGTCCGAGGGGCTAAGCGCGACGAGATGCTGAAACCAGGCAATGCCCTGTCGCTGATGCAGCTTCAGCGAAACGGATGGTCGCAGGGACGCCGGCAAGATTGCCTTCGCATCGTCAGGAGGCGTCAGGACAGCCCTTCTCGCCTCCTGATAGTCAATCTCGTTGAAGTTGGTCTTGACGAGTAGGCTTTCCCTCCCCCTGCTTGACTTTGACTCTTTGCCAGCCGTTTCCGCCTTAACCTTTTCACTGGCGGCAATCATCGAACCGAAAGCGTCGGCGAGCTGCCGTGCCTGGACAGTATCTATGGCCGTTGGCAGTTCACGGTCTCGCACCTCGTCCATGCCATCCCTTTCTGCCTGCTGAACCGACTGCTCGAAGTTTCGAACCCATTCGGGAGTGAGCGGAATGAACACTTGACCATCGTGTCCGGACAGTGTGACTGAGACCATTGGAGTGAGCTCGTGGGGTACCCAGCCGCCATCATCATCCGCGTCGGAAGAAGCGCTCTGCATGACCGGTACATACATGGGCTTGGCTACACCGATTCCGTGAATCCGCTCGCTGTACCCAGCCAACGTGTAGACATCCGTAAAATCAATACGCGCTGCGGCTTGGCTCCGCCACAAAAACAAAGCTTGTCGGGCGGTCTCAAGTTGGGAGGTAGATTCAGCATCGACGGTAAGGTCGAACTCGTTCCACGGAAACAGCTCCCGCTCCTCGCGGAGGGCACTCTCCAGGGCAGTCACAAATTCCGCGAGTAACGCCGTATCTTCAAATCTGCAATCAAACGTTCGTGCCGTACCATCAGCGTAGTGTTCCGTCACAACAAGTCCTACGGTGTCGATGCGACCATCAGTCACCCGAGTCCCGACCGAGAAGATGGTAGTAAGCGGACCAGCGGAGGCCCTATCCAGTAAGAAGTCGTCTTCGTCGAGCACGTCCATAGCTCTGTCGCCGAGGAAAGCCCACGGGTTGTGGAGAAACTTCTCAGCTCGTGCGCCAGCAACACGACGTCCTGGCATGTCGCGCTTGATGACTTGGAGAACCTTGCGAACGGGTTCGGACAACACGATTCGGACCCGGCCGCCATCGCTACTTACAAGGTCATAGTGTGGCTGAACGGTTTCAAACTGGTCAAAGGCACGTAGCCATCCGTCGGGCGCACGATCAAACGTGGGTATGACCGTGTGAACACGGCCGAATGGGGTGTCTTCCCTCGCTTGAGGAAGGCGAAGCCTGTCTGGTGTCAAGACGTGGGTCGTCGCCAGGTATTGGGATTTGTACAGAGCGCCCGCAACATCCATTTGGGAGCGAATCTTGCCCCAACCCAGTTCATTGAAATGCTGGGTGCGCTGCTCGGCAGAGCGACGCTGAAACTGTTCGATGGCCTCGACCGCTTTCCAGGTTGCCGCCGGGAGCAGGGCCTCCTCATTGTCGGCAATCAGCACTGCGCCTATCCGTCGAGCCGCACGAATGCTCCGTCCGTCCAGCTCCCAGCTTTCGACGGACAGGTCGAAGGATAAATCCGATAACGTGGCTTGATGATTTAGGACAGGCTGGAACGGTCGTTCAGGTGGCACAACGAAGCTCGCAAGCGACGAGTGATGTTCAGGCATCTCCCTCAGCTTGAAAAACTCTGACCAAGGCAAGAGAAGGCAATCGACGTTAACCGACGCGGCGCCTTCCTGAGCCAGCTGAAGGAGGTAGTGAGCAAGGACAAACTCGTGCCGCTCAACGGCATACACCCTTGTGCGAAGCTCGTCGACTGTCCGGGCCGGCAACGGGAAGGCCAGTTTGAACACGATGCCGCGCTCGGTCCACTCCGGCTGAAAGCTCGGGTGCGCGACATTATTCGACGCGCCGCGTTTGAACAGGTTGAAAAATGCCATATTTACCCCGCGTAATACCACGCCGAACGTGAGTTAGCCCACTTGAAGCCCCACGCCCTCAGTTGTCGGCCAAGCGCCATGTCCTGTTGCGGGTCTTCGACCCATAGTCGCCCGCCAGTGGCTTGGCGCCTATCGTCGATGTAGGCACCAATGTATTGCTCGACCTCGGCCTCGAGCGCCGCCATGGAAAACGGCGCTTGGGCGGCGACTCGGGATGGGGCGGTGGGCGACGCCGACGTTGGCCCCCCCGGCCCCGATCGGGGTGGCGTCTTCTCTGGTCGCGTTTCGACTGAGACGTGGCGGGGCAGTCGCGACTGCTTCGCGTCGTCATCGGGCCGTATGCCAAGCCGGCCTAGCTCGTACGCCGCACTGGACTGCCAGCCCGCGTTATGGATGATTCGGCAACGGGCTCCAGCGCGAAATCCGTAGCGCAAATCTTCGGTGCCGCCGTGATAGGTCGGTGAGTATCTGTCGAACTGGAGCGTTGCAGAGTCGTACACATACGCGGCATTGCCCGTTGTACTGAACTCGACAATGATGTACTCGCCAATCTGCATGATGAACGCATCGATGTTCTTGTTCCCGTATAGCGTCGCGTACGCGCCCACCTCACGTGCGATGAGCTCCCGGATTTCGCGGTTGCTCCGCGCGAGTAAGACGGTTTCACTGCTGAAAATCAGGCGGGTCCACGAAATCTGCTGCATATAGCGGCTCCAGAACGCAAGTCGACCCTCGTCGGCGCTATTGCGGGCCGCCAGCACATCGAAGAAGTCGCGCAGATTACCTTCATTGACCCACTGCAAGACCATTCGCCAGACAGTATCGGGTACGCGATTCCATGCTGTCGCAATGCCTGCCGCCTTTAGTTTTGGATTGCGCCAGACGTCCTTGCCCACGACATAATCCCGCAGCTCATGGTGGACGGGATGCCCGGGAATGCGGCAATATCGTTCGAGAAGCGTTTCGAGGGCTTCATCGCGGAACACGGGCCGAGATTTGATGAGTGCGATCAGTCGAGGTATCTGCGCCACGAAACGTTCGTCCGCATAGCTGACGCTCGACTTCACCGCGCTGAGGACCAATGCATGCCAGAACCAGCTGCTCTCCGGGATGCCGACGCTCTCAACAATCAAATCGAGGGTAGTCCGGTCACCGGCAATGTAACGGTCCGCGAACTCGTCCGCAGCCGTTTCACTGATGAGCGCGGGGTGCCGTCGCAAAGCGGCAAGCCACTCGGGGACCGTCGCCTTACCGCTGGCGTTGTCGATGTACGGCCAAGTCGTAACAAGTAACTGTCTCAGCGACAACCACCCGTTATGCTCATTCTCCTGCGCGGAAAGCGGGTCGTACGAGAAATACGAAACTAGCAGCCCGAACCAGGTCAAACGCCACAACGTGCCGGCGGCCGCCTCGTCCTGGTAGTACCCGAGAAGTGCGGCCAGTCTGTCGCTGCCTATGGGCCTCGTTCCCCGGCGCTCGGCAACCGGCTGATTTAGAGCGCTTGCAAGAGTGTCTCTCTGCGATTCGTCGAGTTCTTGTCCGCGCAGGAAGGCGAGTGCAGACGCGTATGCGTCGTGCGCAGAAGGACGTGCACTTGCGTATTCTTGAAAAGCCCGCCGTGCCTGGTCACTCGCCTTTTCCACCAGTGCCGGCTGTCCCAGTCCCGTATAGTCGGAACGGAAAGCGGCAAGCTTCCTGTCAAGCGCCGTCTTCAGTCGGGCGAGCGCGTCGGTACCTAGCTGCATTGCCCGAACTCATTTGAGATGGGTGCGAGCGGTACGGAGGGCTGCTCATCGAGCGCCCAGAAGTCGACCTTCAGTTCGACCCGGCGGCTCGCTTCCTTGGACTCCTTTGTGGAATTAAATGAGTATCCGCCGACAAGGAAGAGGTCACGGATCTGGGCTTTTTGTGCAATGCTCAATGGTATTTCGTCCTGACTTGGTAGAGCGAAAAGCGCGCAAACTACGCGTCGGCTGCGATCAAGGCTCAGCCCCAAGTTGTATAGATAGCTGCCATCCTGGTCGGTAAACCCTTCCACGACGATGCGACGAATCCATTTCCTGCCAATATCTGTCTGTTGCGCCTTCAGAAGAACCGGTACGTAGTTGCGTAGGAATGTCGCCCCGCTGGTTGAGATGTCTGACCTTCCACTATCGAACCGGACGATGTCGCCGAGGTCGATTCGATAAGTGGTTTCGTTTACCTTTACCTCTGGAAACCGCCGCGACACTTCCTTGATTTGGGCCATTAGTTCGCGGATATCCGTTTCGCGCTGTACCTTCCGCTGCTCAACGGACGAAACGCTCCGCGTGACGGTGATAAGTGTGGCGGCCATGACGACCAGGAACAGGGTCATCAGTGCGGACATCAAGTCTGAAAAAGAAATCCAGAAAGGACTTTCGCCATCGGACCTGCCGGGGCGTTTGATTACGATTCGTGGAAACATGGACTCACGCCGCGCGCTTCATGCGCTGAAGGGCAATACCGAGCTCCTGGACGACGCCGGTCAGCTGCTGGACTCCGTGACCGAGATGACGGTCCGTCTCTCCGATGGTCTGACGCAGCTGGTTCGTCATAGCGTTGCCAAACTGCTCGAACGACTCGGTAAGTGTCTCATTGACGCCGTTCAAATATTCGGTGGCCTGCCGTTCCGCCTCGCGGAGCGTTTGCACAATCCGCTCAAGGTCCGTGAGCATGGATTGGGTCAGCCCAGCCTCTTTTCCAGCAGACTCGACGAGCCCCTTCAGGATGCCAACATATTCCTGGACGGTCTCACGGGTACGGTCATACTGCTGGAATGCCTGAGTGACCGTTGCGGACGCCGACTGGAGCACTGAAGTGGCGCGCTGCAAGTCGCTCGCAACGGCCGCTGATTTTTCGAACACGTTAGCAACAGAAGCGCCCGCGGTTTCAAACCGGTTCGCCGCCGAACTCATGGTTGCCGCACCGTTGTTCATTCCATCGATTGCCCGGATACTGACAGTCTGAAGCGCGTCGATATTGGCTTGCGTCCGCGCAGACAGGCCAGTAACCGCTTCGATCATCACTTTCAGTTGTGCGGATAGGTTGGCAACCACTTCTTCGGTGTGGAGAGCAAGCGCCTCGTTCCGAGCCTGTTCCTGAGTGGCGGCCGCGTCCCGTGTTGCCTGTAACTGGGCCACAGAAGCGGATATTTCCTCCAGAACGCGGCCGACTACATCGCTCATCGTCTGGCTGTTGGCCTCCTGCTGTTTCGCGGCATCGACGCCCAGATCGACCGCAAACTGGCGCATCTGCGCAGCCATCATTTCCTGGTGGCCCGAGAGGCCGGTGATGATTTCCTCGGTTCGGCGGCCCAGCGACTCATTGCGCTGCTGTTCCTGCAGCGCTGACCGACTCCTGCTGTCCGCGAGGCTCTGGAGCGTCTCGTTGACACGCTCCATCACCTGACCAACGGTGTCGTCCATCACTCGCCTGGACTTGCTGTGCTCGTCGGCAACCAGTTGTCGGAACTCATTTACGAAGTCCCGCATTTGCGCGGTCATCAGCTCCTGGTTTGCGGATGCGTTTGTAAGGGCCTCCTCAAGCCTTCTAGTGACCTGAGTCGACGCGTGCTCGTTGGTTCTGGAGATGTCGCCCAGCAACTGTTGCATGGAATTCTGAACCGCCTGCATGGCGCCCAGTGACCGCTCAATCTGTTCGCTCGCTCCGCGCATCTGACCGCCAAAGGTGTCTTCGAGCTTGGCCATAAATCCCGCCAGCATCGATTCGAGCATGCTGCTGACAGCCTCCCCGTTTCCACGGCTGGTCTGCTCCATCGCATCGGTCATCCGCTGGAGCGGCGCAGCGAGC from Paraburkholderia edwinii includes the following:
- the zorA gene encoding anti-phage ZorAB system protein ZorA, with amino-acid sequence MTDGLASFLATFNPALRELSGFPLAVFCLVLLLTLLFVAGYVCKGSQVWWQLRAVIRGVRSAGLHPDPDEVGKHFNRAPLKHLWLEYRDTLHPLRRTANGTPETRATLPAETYFTRDVLVDARLFDDFARHLPGILTGLGIIGTFAGLLQGLSGFDPSNPTKAVSGLTPLLAGVSHAFIASAVAICCAMAVTFLSRLTLAYLYGLVEKLNHAIDSLYNTGAGEEYLARLVHASEKSEAHAAQLKDAMVEDLSRMMTNLVERQIEAQAKASTMLGEHIGETINRTLAAPLQRMTDAMEQTSRGNGEAVSSMLESMLAGFMAKLEDTFGGQMRGASEQIERSLGAMQAVQNSMQQLLGDISRTNEHASTQVTRRLEEALTNASANQELMTAQMRDFVNEFRQLVADEHSKSRRVMDDTVGQVMERVNETLQSLADSRSRSALQEQQRNESLGRRTEEIITGLSGHQEMMAAQMRQFAVDLGVDAAKQQEANSQTMSDVVGRVLEEISASVAQLQATRDAAATQEQARNEALALHTEEVVANLSAQLKVMIEAVTGLSARTQANIDALQTVSIRAIDGMNNGAATMSSAANRFETAGASVANVFEKSAAVASDLQRATSVLQSASATVTQAFQQYDRTRETVQEYVGILKGLVESAGKEAGLTQSMLTDLERIVQTLREAERQATEYLNGVNETLTESFEQFGNAMTNQLRQTIGETDRHLGHGVQQLTGVVQELGIALQRMKRAA